The sequence TTTCCAATATATACTTTATAATAATTACTTCCTGCAATCTGTTGACCTAAAGTGCCATCCCTATAGCATGACTCTGTCTCTTTGTATACCACAGGTTTTAACAAATATTCATGCAATTGATTTGCAGGAATCAACTCTAAACATAACTTGTCTTCTTGTTGTTGGTTCTGATCCATTGTATGACTTATCTGAAAAAAAGAAATCATAATGTATGCGATCATTACTCTCTGCATCATGCGTTAACCTTCCGCGCAAAGTACGCTAAAAATTCTTTATTTCCTTTTGCACCAAAAATAGGCGATTCAATTACTCCAACACAATCAAAACCATAACTTTTAATTCCATCAACAACTACATCAACAATTGCTTGCCGAATGTGATCATCGCGCACAATACCGCCAGCACCTATTTCATGTTTACTTGCTTCAAATTGTGGTTTTATAAGCACAATCAGTTTGCCATCTTTTTTTAAAACCTTGCACACCGTTGGCATAACTTTTAACACAGAGATAAATGACAAATCAAGTGTTATCACATCAACCAATTCACCAACAGTTTCTAAAATTCGTAAGTTTGTTTTTTCTAATAAAACAAGTCGTTCATCTTTACGAATTTTATCGTGCACATCGCCATAACCAACATCAATACCATACACTTTTGTTGCACCACGCTGCAGTAAACAATCTGTAAAACCACCTGTTGAAATGCCTGCATCAAGCACAATTAAGTCCTTTACATCAATTTTAAAATGATCAAGCGCTTTTTCCAATTTTAAACCAGCACGACTGACAAACTTTTGTTCTTCAATAGAATACGTAATTTTTGCATCGTTAGTAACTTGTGTTCCCGGTTTTGTAACCTTTTCATCATCAACAAAAACTTTTCCCTGCATAATCAAACTTTGGATATGTCGTTCATCATGTTCCGGTAACAATTCTTGCAACCTAACATCAAGACGTTTTTTTATTTTAGCCATACCCCACCTGTTAATCGTATATATCTACAATTTTACTTCCACTATACAGTAATCATTATGCGGATATTAACAAAAAAATTAACATTTTTTATAAAAAAAAATGCTCTAAACTACTTCATGTCACTCAATCAAACTGAATTTTGACCACAATTTACTAACAAAGTCAACAACCTCACCCCGTAAAAAAACAAACCATTGTTTTTGTTCACCGCCTTTATTACCATACAGGGTAATATCCATGATGATAAAAATTTAAAAAGGATTCCTTCTATGAAAGCATTGCGCTATTTTATAGCAATCCTATTATTGTGCGTATTCCATTGCGCACAGACACAATACCGGTATATTACTTTTCTTAAAGACATATCTCTTTCTGATCTTCCCCTTGTCGGTGGAAAAAATGCTTCACTCGGACAAATGATCAACGCTCTCAGTTCTGAAGGAATCAGAGTTCCTCATGGTTTTGCCGTTACCGTTGATGGATATGCGCGTTACATCAATCACAATAACTTGTTAACACAGATCACAGAACTCACCAATCACATTACTGATATCAATGATTTAAAAAATCTCAAAAAAGTGAGTGCCGAAATACGTGCACGTATTGAAAACGGGCACATACCAACTGATCTTGCAGATGAAATCACGCAAGCATATCAAGATCTTTCAAATCAATATAATGAACAATATTGTGATGTTGCCGTGCGCTCATCAGCAACAGCAGAAGATCTTCCCGATGCTTCTTTTGCAGGACAACAAGATACATACTTACATGTGCAAGGAATAGAAAATGTCCTTACGTATTACAAAAAATGTATCGCTTCGCTCTTTACCGACCGCGCAATCGCTTACCGTAAAGAGCAAGGTTTTGATCAGTTAGAAGTTGCACTTTCAGTATGTATTCAAAAAATGATACGCTCCGATCTTTCGTGCTCTGGTGTTGCATTCTCCCTCGATACAGAAAGTGGATTTACTGACGTTGTTGTTATTAACGGCTCCTATGGTCTTGGTGAAGCAATTGTACAAGGCACAATTACTCCTGATGAATACATTGTACACAAAACAACATTAGAACAAGGATTTGCACCAATCATCAAAAAACAACTTGGTCGTAAATCAATAAAAATTATTTATAGCGATCAAGAAGATAACCTCATTGCAACTGTTCCTGTATCACAACAAGATCAAATATATTATTGTTTAACAAATGACGAAATTCTTGAATTATCTCGCATGGTTGTAACTATCGAAAAACATTATTCACAACAGTACAAAAAGCGTAATTGCAACTGGACTGCAATGGATATTGAATGGGCAAAAGATGGCATTGATGGAAAAATATATATTGTTCAAGCACGCCCCGAAACAGTACATGCTGGTAAACAAAAAAACACTCTCCTTCTTTATACGCTCAATGGAAATCGTGCAACATTGGCAGAAAATATTCTTGTTGAAGGAATCAGTGTTGGACAACAAATTGCCAGTGGAATTGCACGTATTATTAATTCTGTGGAAGAAATTGATCACATCAACGCAACAGATATTATTATTACTGATATGACAAATCCGGATTGGGTTCCTGCTATGAAGCAAGCTGCAGGAATTATTACTAATCAAGGTGGTAGAACATGTCATGCAGCAATTGTCAGCAGAGAACTCGGTATTCCCGCAATTGTTGGCACACAAAACGCCACAGAAAAAATAGTAACTGGTCAAAAAGTAACACTCGATTGCAGTAATGGTACCGTTGGTTATGTGTATGATGGACTCATCCCCTTTAGTGTAGCAGAAGTACATTTAGACAACATCGCTACACCACCAGTGCCCATCATGGTTAACATTGCCGATCCTGATAGCGCATTCAAAACATCTTTTTTACCAACATCAGGAATTGGTTTGGTACGATTAGAATTTATCATTACTAATGCACTCAAAATACATCCAATGGCACTCATTTATCCCGAAGTAATTACTGATCCGAACATCACAGAAAAAATTGAACGCACAACAGCTGCATACACAAGCAATATAGAATTTTTTGTTGAACAACTTGCATGCGCAGTTGGTATGATGGCAGCAGCGTTTTATCCGCGTCCTATCATTGTTCGTTTTTCTGATTTTAAAAGTAATGAATACTATGACTTGATTGGTGGATCATATTTTGAACCAATTGAAGAAAATCCCATGATCGGATTTCGCGGTGCTTCACGTTATTATCACGAACGTTACAAAGATGCATTTGCGCTCGAGTGCGAAGCTATGAAAATTGTTCGCGAAAGAATGGGACTGACAAACGTAAAGTTAATGATTCCTTTTGTCCGCACACTCAAAGAAGCAGAAAGTGTTATTACGCAAATGCGCAACAATGGATTAGAGCGCGGAGTAAATGGCTTGGAAGTAATCATGATGTGTGAATTACCATCAAACGTTATGCTCATCAAGGAATTTAGCAATTATTTTGACGGTTTTTCAATTGGATCAAATGATCTTACACAAACAACACTTGGCATTGATCGCGATTCTGCATTAATCAGTCCAATTTTTGATGAACGCGATCCTGCAGTCAAAAAAATGCTCGTTAAAGCGATCACCACAGCTAATAAAATTGGTACGTATATTGGTATCTGCGGACAAGCTCCATCAGATTTTCCAGAACTGGCAGAATTTTTGATAAAAACAGGAATCAATTCAGTTTCACTAACACCCGACACCGTTATCCCATTCCTTATGCGCTATTCCAAATAAACGCCTTTCTTAATTAAAAAAACAGGCCCTACAAAATTGTGGGGCTTGTTGTCTTTTTAACTCAAGCTATTTTTCTAATTCTGCCATTAAACTGCCAGCACCTTTCCAACCAAGCAGTTTTCCATCGTTTGTACTTTGGGAATACTGACCACCATAAATAACATATCCTTTTTTTGGATCTGTTTGAGCCAACTCATTCCATTTTCCAATACCTTTGAAAAAATCAGAATTTGCCGTCTCTCCTGATTTAATTTCCATAGGAATCAAATTGTTACCAATATTCGCAAGGCAATCTACTTCAATGTATCCATTGTTGTCTCTCCAAAAATACAATGGTGGACGACGGCCCATATTAAAATATTGTTTATGTAAATCAGATATGATGAATGATTCAAACAAAGGACCACGAAAAGGACTCAGCGCAAGTTGCGCTGGCGTATTAATATCAAGTAATGAACATGCCACACCGGTATCATAAAAATATATTTTCGGCATTTTTGTTGCACGTTTTTTAAAATTTTCCCAATATGGCTTAAGTGTAAAAATAACATAGCTCGCTTCTAAAATTGAAATCCAACTTTCTACAGTACTGCGATTAACTCCGCAATTAGTCGCAATATCAGCAATGTTCAAAAGTTGCCCAACTCTCCCCGCGCAGAGCTGCATAAATTTTTGGTATGTTCGCAAATTCTCAACATTAATGAGCTGCCGTACATCACGCTCAATATATGAATGGATGTAGGAAGGATATAGTTCAAGCGTGGAAAAGCTCTCTGCATAAAGCCGTGGATACCCACCATTAACAATGGCCTCATTCACGTTTTCTGGCAACAAATCATTATCTTTTAATTCTTGTATAGAGAGTGGCAATAACGTTACAATGCCAACTCGTCCGGCTAAAGATTGAGTAA comes from Candidatus Babeliales bacterium and encodes:
- a CDS encoding TlyA family RNA methyltransferase → MAKIKKRLDVRLQELLPEHDERHIQSLIMQGKVFVDDEKVTKPGTQVTNDAKITYSIEEQKFVSRAGLKLEKALDHFKIDVKDLIVLDAGISTGGFTDCLLQRGATKVYGIDVGYGDVHDKIRKDERLVLLEKTNLRILETVGELVDVITLDLSFISVLKVMPTVCKVLKKDGKLIVLIKPQFEASKHEIGAGGIVRDDHIRQAIVDVVVDGIKSYGFDCVGVIESPIFGAKGNKEFLAYFARKVNA
- a CDS encoding ATP-binding protein; this encodes MFTRELISTLMRFSKFPVVAILGPRQSGKTTLAKSVFKNHTFLNLESPHIRELAINDPLAFLRENENEFGIILDEFQYAPQILSYIQVESDEKKRPGYFVLTGSQNFLTNEAVTQSLAGRVGIVTLLPLSIQELKDNDLLPENVNEAIVNGGYPRLYAESFSTLELYPSYIHSYIERDVRQLINVENLRTYQKFMQLCAGRVGQLLNIADIATNCGVNRSTVESWISILEASYVIFTLKPYWENFKKRATKMPKIYFYDTGVACSLLDINTPAQLALSPFRGPLFESFIISDLHKQYFNMGRRPPLYFWRDNNGYIEVDCLANIGNNLIPMEIKSGETANSDFFKGIGKWNELAQTDPKKGYVIYGGQYSQSTNDGKLLGWKGAGSLMAELEK
- the ppsA gene encoding phosphoenolpyruvate synthase; this encodes MKALRYFIAILLLCVFHCAQTQYRYITFLKDISLSDLPLVGGKNASLGQMINALSSEGIRVPHGFAVTVDGYARYINHNNLLTQITELTNHITDINDLKNLKKVSAEIRARIENGHIPTDLADEITQAYQDLSNQYNEQYCDVAVRSSATAEDLPDASFAGQQDTYLHVQGIENVLTYYKKCIASLFTDRAIAYRKEQGFDQLEVALSVCIQKMIRSDLSCSGVAFSLDTESGFTDVVVINGSYGLGEAIVQGTITPDEYIVHKTTLEQGFAPIIKKQLGRKSIKIIYSDQEDNLIATVPVSQQDQIYYCLTNDEILELSRMVVTIEKHYSQQYKKRNCNWTAMDIEWAKDGIDGKIYIVQARPETVHAGKQKNTLLLYTLNGNRATLAENILVEGISVGQQIASGIARIINSVEEIDHINATDIIITDMTNPDWVPAMKQAAGIITNQGGRTCHAAIVSRELGIPAIVGTQNATEKIVTGQKVTLDCSNGTVGYVYDGLIPFSVAEVHLDNIATPPVPIMVNIADPDSAFKTSFLPTSGIGLVRLEFIITNALKIHPMALIYPEVITDPNITEKIERTTAAYTSNIEFFVEQLACAVGMMAAAFYPRPIIVRFSDFKSNEYYDLIGGSYFEPIEENPMIGFRGASRYYHERYKDAFALECEAMKIVRERMGLTNVKLMIPFVRTLKEAESVITQMRNNGLERGVNGLEVIMMCELPSNVMLIKEFSNYFDGFSIGSNDLTQTTLGIDRDSALISPIFDERDPAVKKMLVKAITTANKIGTYIGICGQAPSDFPELAEFLIKTGINSVSLTPDTVIPFLMRYSK